The nucleotide window GGCGTTCCGGTATGCTCCATGAGCAAATTTAACCCATCCCTGGCTATTCTGCAGGGAAAATAGACCCACTATTTCCGTCAGCAAATCAGAAAAGTTTTTAAATTTTGAACAATGTTCAATATATTTGCACTATTAAAAAATATTAATAGGAATATAAAATGAAGAACAAAGCTATTCAGGAGCAGCGTATCAGAGGATATTTTATTGATGCCACCAAAGAGATCCTGAAGAGTGAAGGATTAAAAAGTGTCAGTGTCCGCAATATCGCGGAAAGGGCAGGCTATTCCTTTGCCACGCTGTACAACTATTTCAAGGATGTGAAAGACCTGGTATTCCTTTGTGTACAGGATTTTCAGGAAGAATGCAGTGCCTATGTGGCGGAACGCAGCAGCAAGGCGCCCAGAGGGGAGAAAAGGCTGAAAGCCATTCTGTTGGCTTATCTCGAATACTTTGTACAGTACTCCGGCATATTTGAACTCTTTTTTGTGGAGAAGCTGTCAGACCTCAACAGGCAACCAGACACAGCTCCGCTGATCACCGGTTTTCTGGACAGCCTCTGTGAGGAAGAATGGAAATACCTCATCGCGCTGAAAAGCCTCACTCCGGCTGCGGCCAGCCATAAAAAGGCAGCCCTGCTGTATGGAACAACCGGCCTGTTGCTCCTCTACATCAACCGGCAGATGCCTGTCGGTTATCCTGCTTTCCTCAAGGCAGCCAATGCTTTTATTGATAATCAGTTAAAAGACCTGCACGCATGAAATCAAAAAAAGAACTAAAGGAAGCCTACCGTCAGATGACCTTCCGCATGGGCGTCTATCAGATTCGGAATATTGTGAGTAACAAAATATGGATACACTATAGCGCTGATCTCGACAGAGCCTGGAATTCTCCACGCATGCAGCTTTTGGCCAACACCCATCCCAATGAGGAGCTGCAGTCCGACTGGAATACGCTGGGGGAAAAGTGTTTCGCTTATGAGATCGTTGAAGAACTGGATGATACTACTGACCCCACTGTAGATTATAAAAAAGAAGTACAGGCCCTGTATAAAATGTGTCTGGACGAACTGCAACCATATGGAGAAAAAGGATATCATCAGCAGAAATGAATATTTATATAACAAATATTTTCTTATATATTTGCGCCCGCAATAGACTGTAGTTTAGTTGGAAAAACTCCTGCCTTGCACGCCTGAGACGTGAGTTCGATTCTCACCGGTCTTATTGCACTTCCGGGGGATAATTTAATGGAAAAATACCTGCTTGCTAAGCAGGAGATGTAGGTTCGATTCCTGACTCCTCCACTAATTTTTTGC belongs to Chitinophaga sp. HK235 and includes:
- a CDS encoding TetR/AcrR family transcriptional regulator, encoding MKNKAIQEQRIRGYFIDATKEILKSEGLKSVSVRNIAERAGYSFATLYNYFKDVKDLVFLCVQDFQEECSAYVAERSSKAPRGEKRLKAILLAYLEYFVQYSGIFELFFVEKLSDLNRQPDTAPLITGFLDSLCEEEWKYLIALKSLTPAAASHKKAALLYGTTGLLLLYINRQMPVGYPAFLKAANAFIDNQLKDLHA
- a CDS encoding GIY-YIG nuclease family protein, giving the protein MKSKKELKEAYRQMTFRMGVYQIRNIVSNKIWIHYSADLDRAWNSPRMQLLANTHPNEELQSDWNTLGEKCFAYEIVEELDDTTDPTVDYKKEVQALYKMCLDELQPYGEKGYHQQK